Part of the Arvicanthis niloticus isolate mArvNil1 chromosome 2, mArvNil1.pat.X, whole genome shotgun sequence genome, GTCAGAATTGAAGTTATCCTTCTCTAAACCTGGAAAAACTCTCCCACTTAAAGCATTGCCATGTAACTAAaacacatgtgtgagcacacgGTTCACAGTAGACATCAGTCCAACCTACTTGTGGACAGAGGATCTGCCTACAACTATTGGTCATAAATTATTTTACCTCACATTAAGCTACAACCTATTCTTGacatgatttttttgtgtgttgtagaagcagagagaagaggatcAAATGAACATGTGTGACTTGTGCTCATGCTTTTGCAGAAGATGTTTACAGGAGGCTCCAAGCTGGCTATAAGTTAAAGGTAGCATGTTTATCACCAAAAAAAGCATTACATGGGAAAatgcatattttcatattttatttcccaTATCCGTTTCTTACTCTTTTAGATTTTCATAGCAATATTTTCTAACTTCTACTTTCAGGTTCTTTGCTTTATatagttttcatttcatttacttttaagcATCAATTAAAGGGATACCTGTTTTCCCTTTGGGAATTATAGCTCTCAAATGATTGAAGCTTCTCATTTTCTCATACTTCTTTATGAAAGTGATAAATTCAGTTGTATCTTTTTGGCAGACAAAACTGACATTTTTACTCTTCAGTATGAGTCGTTGCTCAGGCTCAAAGTAGAATTGTCTCTAGTTATGTACCCACTGCTGAGCATGCTGACTTCCAAAAGAGAGCACCAGACCTGTAGCTAAACAGCTGAAACTGATTAAACTAAGtggatcacaaaacaaaacaaatgtgtaTGAAAATAATGGAATTTGGGGGGGAAAGGTATGAACAAGGTGGATGGAAGATAAAAAGAGTCGGGAATGAGGGTGGACAATATGCAttgtattcatacataaaattatcaaagaacaaatttaattaatgaaaatgtACTAGTCTAAGCaaacaaatattaatattttgaaaaatataatttttatttatgagaatATTGCAAAGCCAGGAAAACAAGATGTATCTgtaatttaaacaaaatgaaatccaGAACAAAGTAAGTAAGCAAGGCATAGCTTCTGAAAGCACAGATTTCTTTTAGCATGCATAAGTAATTTCTCATGTGGAAGTTGGTGAGGACAAGAGCCTGGACAGCTTCTTTGACTCTCCTTAGAGGCCCAAGGGATTTgcttctatttttcctctcttgATTATACGCTGGCATAGTAAATTTAGGTTTAAATTATCAAATCACCCTAAATATATAAGCACAGGAAAATTCTGTGCCTTGTCTCTCTGTGATTCTGTATAATTGCACTGTAAAACAACAGGTTGGTTTAATGTTTAATTTGGCTCATTACTTTACAACCAAGAAAATCCTTCTGCATAAGAATTAATTTTGCCCTCTTATGCCCTTCAGGTAACAGTCAACTCATGGTCAAGCTTCCACAAGTTGATGGATGGAGGAAATCGCTCAGTGGTATCAGAATTTTTGTTGCTAGGCCTCACCAATTCATGGAGAATCCAGATTCTCCTTTTCCTGTTCTTCACAGTGTTTTATGTGGCAAGCATGCTGGGAAACCTGCTTATTGTGCTCACAATCATCTCAGACCATCACCTGCACTCCCCCATGTACTTCCTGCTGGCAAACCTCTCCTTCATTGATACAGGTGTGTCCAGCATCGCTACTCCAAAGATGATTTATGACCTCTTCAGAAAGCACAAAGTCATCTCCTTGAATGGCTGCATCACTCAGATGTTTTTCATTCACACTGTCGGGGGAACAGAGATGGTATTGCTCATAGTCATGGCCTATGACAGGTACATTGCTATCTGTAAGCCCCTCCACTACCTGACCATCATGAGTCTCAGAATGTGCATTGTTCTTTTGGCTCTTGCTTGGACCATTGGCCTTATCCATTCTGTGGCCCAATTGGCTTTTGTTGTAAATTTACCCTTCTGTGGAGCTAATAAAATGGACAGCTTTTATTGTGATTTTCCTCGGTTCATCAAGCTCGCgtgtacagacacatacagactgGAGTTCCTGGTCACTGCCAACAGTGGTTTCATCTCCATGGCCACTTTCTTCATCCTGATCGTGTCTTATGTCTTCATCCTGGTCACTGTGCGTAAACACTCCTCGGGTGCTTCCTCCAAGGCGCTCTCCACTCTCTCGGCTCACATCACAgtggttgttttcttctttggtcCTTGCATTATTGTCTATGTGTGGCCTTTCCCTACATTACCCATAGATAAATTTTTAGCAATTTTTGATGTCATTATCACTCCTTTTATGAATCCTGTCATCTATACACTTAGAAATAATGAAATGAAGGTTGCAATGAGGAGACTCCTTTTTAGGGCTTTAAGTTTCAAAAATTCTTTCATTGGCAGATTAAGAGATTCAGATTAAACTAGAACGTTCTtgagaataaaacatttttttacccTGTACTGCATGCTCTTCCATagaaacatatacatgcaagcaaaattgAATGGACCCAGCAGATGGTATTTACATGCCAtatggtatgtatatatacatatatatgtatagatatatatatagatatacacatacagatacatatgtatatgcatatattcatgtgtagatatatgtatatatacatatatatgtatgtgtttgtaaaatttatgtttatgtgaAAACAGTAAAAGAAGATGAGGCCTTGTATTTGATGGGGAAGAGTAGTCAGACATCAGAGGGGTATGGGAAGAAATTAATGATGTAACTGTAGTTTAATTAAatagattttaattaaatatttttatttagtgcTTAAAAATAGTTTCAAAAGTCTTTTCAACTTAGTGTTTTAAATAACTATTGTGAAGTACCTCATCAAGTATTCTCTGCAGATATGATTAATTCTTGCTAAGAACTTTTGAATTCTAAAAGTATTAAAAAGCAGTAAATTAATTCTAAAATACGACTTATACCAGATGCCATGTATTTTATGGAAGAGATGGCAACTTCTGGAACTTCACACACTGAACACACTTTGTTATTTATCTCAAATGTTGGTAACTTCTCTTTGACACCGGTCCTCAGAGACAGGGGTAGCTTTTCTAAACTGCATAACAAACTCGATTCAAGCCTTGTGAATTGCTCAGTATCTGTACAGCAACAGAAATACACAAAATGAAGATTTTTAGCTGGATAAATTCAAGAATTTAAGGCTTTCATTATCTGAATTAGTTCACTGACAGGCAGATTTGACTATTTCTAAGAGGTTTACATGTAG contains:
- the LOC117703696 gene encoding olfactory receptor 4F3/4F16/4F29-like, with protein sequence MDGGNRSVVSEFLLLGLTNSWRIQILLFLFFTVFYVASMLGNLLIVLTIISDHHLHSPMYFLLANLSFIDTGVSSIATPKMIYDLFRKHKVISLNGCITQMFFIHTVGGTEMVLLIVMAYDRYIAICKPLHYLTIMSLRMCIVLLALAWTIGLIHSVAQLAFVVNLPFCGANKMDSFYCDFPRFIKLACTDTYRLEFLVTANSGFISMATFFILIVSYVFILVTVRKHSSGASSKALSTLSAHITVVVFFFGPCIIVYVWPFPTLPIDKFLAIFDVIITPFMNPVIYTLRNNEMKVAMRRLLFRALSFKNSFIGRLRDSD